A single Halobellus ruber DNA region contains:
- a CDS encoding DUF6684 family protein: MSNEIFDRETQLDLLVNVIPLFILAFFIVGFLVFAPFGIDPLASAIQFGLIAVPFVLLSVLTYFAAVAVAGSENDGPVYLPGQASVSGAEPLEVPDDEGTEAVPEDAAAAAELDEPAEPEDVAAESDDDAESAADDAADEPADATADSDSADGDEQPS; the protein is encoded by the coding sequence ATGAGCAACGAGATCTTCGACCGGGAGACGCAACTCGACCTCCTCGTCAACGTCATTCCGCTCTTCATTCTCGCGTTCTTCATCGTGGGCTTTCTCGTGTTCGCGCCGTTCGGGATCGACCCGCTCGCGTCGGCGATCCAGTTCGGGCTGATCGCGGTCCCGTTCGTGCTGCTTTCGGTCCTGACGTACTTCGCGGCGGTCGCGGTCGCCGGCAGCGAGAACGACGGGCCGGTCTACCTCCCCGGACAGGCAAGCGTCTCGGGGGCCGAACCGCTCGAAGTCCCCGACGACGAGGGTACGGAGGCGGTCCCCGAGGACGCGGCGGCGGCCGCAGAACTCGACGAACCTGCGGAGCCTGAGGACGTAGCGGCGGAGTCGGACGACGACGCCGAATCCGCGGCGGACGACGCGGCCGACGAACCAGCGGACGCGACGGCTGACTCCGACTCGGCGGACGGCGACGAGCAGCCCTCCTGA
- a CDS encoding cbb3-type cytochrome c oxidase subunit I: MGLFLVAVAAWVARVENWRSYTPIAGGGGYGQEESYVSSEKPSGVIRWLTTVDHKDIGLLYGTYALIAFVVGGLMVVVMRLELIAPGQTLISNTFYNSLLTSHGITMLFLFGTPIIAAFANYLVPLLIGADDMAFPRINAIAFWLLPPAALLIWAGFFPIGNIIPAQTAWTMYTPLSTGAGLGNQGNAGVDLFLLGLHLSGVSATMGAINFIATIFTERGEEVSWANLDIFSWTVLTQSGLILFAFPLLGSAIVMLLFDRNFGTTFFSGEGGAMLWQHLFWFFGHPEVYILVLPPMGIVSYVLPRFAGRRLFGFKFVVYSTLAIGVLSFGVWAHHMFATGMDPRLRASFMAVSLAIAIPSAVKTFNWITTMWNGRVRLTTPMLFCIGFVSNFIIGGVTGVFLASIPIDLVLHDTYYVVGHFHYIVMGAIAFAGFAGLYYWYPLYTGRMYQKTLGKMHFWLSMIGTNVTFFAMILLGYGGMPRRYANYLPQFATLHQLATFGALILLVGQIIFVWNFVQSWLEAPKVDDGDPWDLKDSNLYTAEWDWFDQKLQTAIADGGEDEEGPAVADGGRTTADADE, from the coding sequence ATGGGGCTCTTCCTGGTGGCCGTCGCCGCGTGGGTCGCGCGGGTCGAAAACTGGCGCTCGTACACGCCGATCGCCGGCGGCGGTGGGTACGGGCAGGAGGAAAGTTACGTCTCCAGCGAGAAACCGTCGGGCGTCATCAGGTGGCTCACCACGGTGGACCACAAGGACATCGGACTGCTCTACGGCACGTACGCGCTCATCGCGTTCGTCGTCGGCGGACTGATGGTCGTCGTGATGCGGCTTGAACTCATCGCCCCCGGGCAGACGCTCATCTCGAACACGTTCTACAACTCGCTTTTGACGAGCCACGGCATCACGATGCTGTTCCTGTTCGGGACGCCGATCATCGCCGCGTTCGCGAACTACCTGGTGCCGCTCCTGATCGGCGCGGACGACATGGCGTTCCCGCGGATCAACGCCATCGCCTTCTGGCTGCTGCCGCCCGCCGCCTTGCTCATCTGGGCGGGCTTTTTCCCGATCGGGAACATCATCCCGGCGCAGACAGCCTGGACGATGTACACGCCGCTGTCGACCGGCGCGGGGCTCGGGAACCAGGGGAACGCCGGCGTCGACCTGTTCCTCCTCGGACTGCACCTCTCGGGCGTCTCAGCGACGATGGGGGCGATCAACTTCATCGCGACCATCTTCACCGAGCGTGGCGAGGAGGTCTCCTGGGCGAACCTCGACATCTTCTCGTGGACGGTCCTGACCCAGTCGGGGCTGATCCTCTTCGCGTTCCCGCTTCTGGGCAGCGCGATCGTGATGCTGCTTTTCGACCGTAACTTCGGCACCACGTTCTTCTCCGGTGAGGGCGGCGCGATGCTGTGGCAGCACCTCTTCTGGTTCTTCGGCCACCCCGAGGTGTACATCCTGGTGTTGCCGCCGATGGGGATCGTCAGTTACGTCCTGCCACGCTTTGCGGGCCGCCGGCTGTTCGGGTTCAAGTTCGTCGTCTACTCCACGCTCGCGATCGGCGTCCTCTCGTTCGGCGTGTGGGCGCACCACATGTTCGCGACCGGGATGGACCCCCGGCTGCGGGCGTCGTTCATGGCGGTCTCGCTCGCGATCGCGATCCCGAGTGCGGTCAAGACGTTCAACTGGATCACGACGATGTGGAACGGCCGGGTGCGGCTCACCACCCCGATGCTGTTCTGTATCGGGTTCGTCTCGAACTTCATCATCGGCGGCGTCACCGGCGTGTTCCTCGCGTCGATCCCGATCGACCTCGTGCTCCACGACACCTACTACGTGGTGGGTCACTTCCACTACATCGTGATGGGCGCGATCGCGTTCGCCGGCTTCGCCGGGCTGTACTACTGGTACCCGCTGTACACGGGGCGGATGTACCAGAAGACGCTGGGGAAGATGCACTTCTGGCTCTCGATGATCGGGACGAACGTCACGTTCTTCGCGATGATCCTGCTGGGCTACGGCGGGATGCCGCGGCGGTACGCAAACTACCTGCCGCAGTTCGCGACGCTCCACCAGCTGGCGACCTTCGGCGCCTTGATCCTGCTGGTCGGCCAGATCATCTTCGTGTGGAACTTCGTGCAGTCGTGGCTCGAAGCCCCGAAGGTCGACGACGGCGACCCCTGGGACCTCAAGGATTCGAACCTCTACACCGCCGAGTGGGACTGGTTCGATCAGAAACTCCAGACCGCGATCGCCGACGGCGGCGAGGACGAAGAGGGGCCCGCGGTGGCCGACGGCGGGCGGACGACGGCCGACGCCGACGAGTAA
- a CDS encoding OBG GTPase family GTP-binding protein: MGLEEEIEELREEIANTPYNKATEEHIGRLKAKLAEKKEKLENQSSAGGGHGYAVEKTGDATVALVGFPSVGKSTLINALTNADSEVGEYEFTTLDVNPGMLKHNGANIQILDVPGLIEGAAGGRGDGKAVLSVVRTADLVVFLLSVFEIERYERLQEELYANKIRVDAEPPNVTISKRGKGGIQVTASDDVSLDEDTVASVLREHGYVNADVTVRGNHTIDELIDGIMDNRVYLPSMVAVNKADLIDREYLPTVEENLRDVGVDPEEAVFISAEAERGLDAFRERLWEELGLIRVYMDKPGRGVDYEEPLVLMEGENTVDDALRKLGGSLEERFRFARVTGPSAKHDEQQVGRGHELEDEDVLRVVARK, from the coding sequence ATGGGACTGGAGGAGGAGATCGAGGAACTCCGCGAGGAGATCGCAAACACGCCGTACAACAAGGCGACCGAGGAGCACATCGGCCGGCTGAAGGCGAAGCTCGCCGAGAAAAAGGAGAAACTCGAAAACCAGTCCTCCGCCGGCGGCGGCCACGGGTACGCAGTCGAGAAGACCGGGGACGCGACCGTCGCCCTCGTCGGGTTCCCCAGCGTCGGCAAGTCGACGCTGATCAACGCCCTCACCAACGCCGACAGCGAGGTCGGCGAGTACGAGTTCACCACCCTCGACGTCAACCCCGGGATGTTGAAGCACAACGGCGCCAACATCCAGATCCTCGACGTCCCGGGGCTCATCGAGGGGGCGGCCGGCGGCCGCGGCGACGGGAAGGCCGTTCTCTCGGTCGTCCGGACGGCCGACCTCGTGGTGTTTCTCCTCTCCGTGTTCGAGATCGAGCGGTACGAACGCCTCCAGGAGGAGCTGTACGCGAACAAGATCCGGGTCGACGCCGAGCCGCCGAACGTCACCATCTCCAAACGCGGCAAGGGCGGCATCCAGGTCACCGCCTCCGACGACGTCTCCCTCGACGAGGACACGGTCGCGAGCGTGCTCAGAGAGCACGGCTACGTCAACGCCGACGTGACCGTCCGCGGCAACCACACCATCGACGAACTCATCGACGGCATAATGGACAATCGGGTGTACCTCCCCTCGATGGTGGCGGTCAACAAGGCCGACCTCATCGACCGCGAGTACCTCCCCACCGTCGAGGAGAACCTCCGGGATGTCGGCGTCGACCCCGAGGAGGCGGTGTTCATCAGCGCGGAAGCCGAGAGGGGCCTCGACGCGTTCAGGGAGCGCCTCTGGGAGGAACTCGGCCTGATCCGGGTGTATATGGACAAGCCCGGCCGCGGCGTCGACTACGAGGAGCCGCTGGTCCTGATGGAAGGCGAAAACACCGTCGACGACGCCCTACGGAAGCTCGGCGGGAGCTTAGAGGAGCGGTTCCGGTTCGCCCGGGTGACCGGGCCGAGCGCGAAACACGACGAACAGCAGGTCGGCCGCGGCCACGAACTCGAAGACGAGGACGTGCTCCGCGTCGTCGCCCGGAAGTGA
- a CDS encoding DUF7520 family protein translates to MTERDVAEGTPESSPGSTGRDGRRFVLLLYVALVGVGAAAGFLTGTFVDGLQQPRFLFLVPFPATPAGFAAYGGLTLALVLGVPLALVIYVSRTIDDGG, encoded by the coding sequence GTGACCGAACGCGACGTCGCCGAGGGGACGCCGGAATCGTCACCGGGATCGACCGGCCGCGACGGCCGCCGGTTCGTGCTCCTGCTGTACGTCGCCTTGGTCGGCGTCGGGGCCGCCGCGGGCTTTCTGACCGGGACGTTCGTCGACGGACTCCAGCAGCCGCGGTTCCTGTTTCTGGTCCCGTTTCCCGCCACGCCGGCCGGGTTCGCCGCCTACGGCGGGCTGACGCTCGCCCTGGTGCTCGGGGTGCCCCTGGCGCTCGTGATCTACGTGTCACGGACGATCGACGACGGCGGGTGA
- the artA gene encoding archaeosortase A has product MPGLLSDAFAWVVILTFAAGTLSVGRNERLARHLTVAAWVGFAVFWLQLVPHFAFVHKSYVEGLLSIVAVPASLYTGYLLWGGRDSLYVLSRSVAAMGLLYLPFETIPAVTLLGVAVPAPRGVLMEVVAAQTGFLVNAFGYTPELIVGEQGYLNTFRFFDGDHRLTVSVVLACTGLGSIAIFGGLIAAVEAPFRRKLRALAIAVPIIYALNLLRTTFITIVFGKQYMQWFVGEVLFLFGSTDPYMVSFFISDRIISQVLAVVVLVGITYLVVREVPELLTVVEDVLYLVTGDEYDLAAQLDLERTERSERAV; this is encoded by the coding sequence ATGCCCGGTCTGCTCTCCGACGCCTTCGCGTGGGTGGTGATCCTCACGTTCGCGGCGGGCACGCTCTCGGTAGGCCGGAACGAACGGCTGGCGCGGCATCTCACGGTCGCCGCGTGGGTCGGCTTCGCCGTCTTCTGGCTGCAGTTGGTCCCGCATTTCGCGTTCGTCCACAAGAGCTACGTCGAGGGGCTGCTCTCGATCGTCGCGGTCCCGGCGTCTTTGTACACCGGCTACCTGCTCTGGGGCGGCCGCGACTCCCTGTACGTGCTTTCGCGGTCCGTCGCGGCGATGGGGCTCCTGTATCTCCCCTTCGAGACGATCCCCGCAGTCACCCTGCTGGGGGTTGCGGTGCCGGCCCCGCGGGGCGTGTTGATGGAGGTCGTCGCCGCGCAGACCGGCTTCCTCGTCAACGCGTTCGGCTACACGCCCGAACTCATCGTCGGCGAGCAGGGGTATCTGAACACGTTCCGCTTTTTCGACGGCGACCACCGCCTGACGGTGTCGGTCGTCCTCGCGTGCACCGGGCTGGGCAGCATCGCCATCTTCGGCGGGCTGATCGCCGCCGTCGAGGCACCGTTCCGCCGGAAGCTCCGCGCGCTGGCGATCGCGGTGCCGATCATCTACGCGCTGAACCTCCTCCGGACCACGTTCATCACGATCGTCTTCGGCAAGCAGTACATGCAGTGGTTCGTGGGCGAGGTCCTGTTTCTGTTCGGGTCCACCGACCCGTATATGGTCTCGTTTTTCATCTCCGATCGCATCATCAGCCAGGTGCTCGCGGTCGTGGTGCTCGTCGGGATCACCTACCTGGTCGTCCGGGAGGTCCCGGAGCTTCTGACCGTCGTCGAGGACGTGCTCTACCTCGTTACCGGCGACGAGTACGATCTGGCGGCGCAACTCGACCTCGAACGAACCGAGCGATCCGAGCGGGCTGTCTGA
- a CDS encoding cytochrome c oxidase subunit 3 has product MGTEDAHDDHEHHLPAVEDWPRGFGEASWWPFVTAAGAGGVYVAAALYIIGRSGSGLVGPLAGPAALVASIGLFLVGLYGWVYHAFVSTFWSREADQKSANKLRWGMLAFLGSELATFGALFGYYFYIRAGDWESIFVGIPDLTGSLVIANTALLVLSSITLHLAHTAIRKDDRRTFLGWLIATVVLGVVFIGGQIYEYYEFIVHEGFTLTSGFFASAFFGLTGLHGLHVSLGAVLLGVVLVRALAGQYSAERHVSVSTVSMYWHFVDVVWIFLVVVLYVGAEVGA; this is encoded by the coding sequence ATGGGTACCGAAGACGCACACGACGACCACGAACACCACCTCCCCGCGGTGGAGGATTGGCCCCGCGGATTCGGTGAGGCCAGCTGGTGGCCGTTCGTCACCGCCGCGGGGGCCGGCGGCGTCTACGTCGCGGCGGCGCTGTACATCATCGGCCGCAGCGGCAGCGGCCTCGTAGGCCCCCTCGCGGGTCCCGCGGCGCTGGTAGCCTCGATCGGGCTCTTCCTCGTCGGCCTGTACGGGTGGGTGTATCACGCCTTCGTAAGCACGTTCTGGTCCCGTGAGGCCGATCAAAAGAGCGCGAACAAGCTCCGGTGGGGGATGCTCGCGTTCCTCGGCTCGGAACTGGCGACGTTCGGCGCGCTGTTCGGCTACTACTTCTACATCCGCGCGGGCGACTGGGAGTCGATCTTCGTCGGGATTCCCGACCTCACGGGCTCGCTCGTCATCGCCAACACCGCGCTCCTGGTGCTGTCGTCGATCACGCTGCACCTCGCCCACACCGCCATCCGGAAGGACGACCGCCGGACGTTCCTGGGGTGGCTCATCGCGACGGTGGTTTTGGGCGTGGTCTTCATCGGCGGCCAGATCTACGAGTACTACGAGTTTATCGTCCACGAGGGCTTCACGTTGACCTCCGGGTTCTTCGCGTCGGCGTTCTTCGGACTCACCGGCCTCCACGGCCTCCACGTGAGCCTCGGCGCGGTCCTCCTCGGGGTCGTTCTCGTGCGGGCGCTCGCCGGCCAGTACTCCGCCGAGCGGCACGTCTCCGTCAGCACCGTCTCGATGTACTGGCACTTCGTTGACGTGGTGTGGATCTTCCTCGTCGTCGTGCTGTACGTCGGCGCGGAAGTCGGCGCCTGA
- the dph5 gene encoding diphthine synthase, with protein MLTFVGLGLYDEESITVEGRAILEDADRAFAEFYTSHLVGATVDDLSAFHDVDIEVRDRAGVERDPEDVLAAAADGHVAFLTAGDTMISTTHVDLRLRAIDRGIDTRVIHGVTAQTAASGLTGLQNYRFGKSVTLPFPSAHGGGDVPGSVVESIDANRERGLHTLVYLDIKADRDAYLTADVAAGLLAEGWTDTLGVAVARAGSPEPVVAADTLSTLADRDFGDPLHLLVIPGDLHHVESDALATLGGAPADALAARER; from the coding sequence ATGCTCACGTTCGTCGGCCTCGGGCTGTACGACGAGGAGTCGATCACCGTCGAGGGCCGGGCCATTCTCGAGGACGCCGACCGCGCGTTCGCGGAGTTCTACACCAGCCACCTCGTCGGCGCGACGGTCGATGACCTGTCGGCGTTCCACGACGTCGACATCGAGGTCCGGGACCGTGCGGGCGTCGAACGGGACCCTGAAGACGTCCTCGCGGCCGCCGCGGACGGCCACGTCGCCTTCCTGACCGCGGGCGACACGATGATCTCGACGACGCACGTCGACCTGCGGCTCCGGGCGATCGACCGCGGGATCGACACCCGCGTGATCCACGGCGTGACGGCACAGACCGCCGCCTCGGGACTGACTGGCCTCCAGAACTACCGGTTCGGGAAGTCGGTCACCCTCCCGTTTCCGTCCGCCCACGGCGGCGGCGACGTCCCTGGAAGCGTCGTCGAATCCATCGACGCCAACCGCGAGCGCGGCCTCCACACGCTCGTGTACCTCGACATCAAGGCCGACCGCGACGCGTACCTGACCGCCGACGTCGCCGCCGGACTCCTCGCCGAGGGGTGGACCGACACGCTCGGGGTCGCGGTCGCGCGGGCCGGCAGCCCGGAACCGGTCGTCGCGGCCGACACGCTCTCGACGTTGGCCGACCGGGACTTCGGCGACCCGCTGCATCTGCTCGTGATCCCCGGCGACCTCCACCACGTCGAGTCCGACGCCTTGGCCACGCTCGGGGGTGCACCCGCCGACGCCCTGGCGGCTCGCGAGCGGTAA
- a CDS encoding VOC family protein — translation MSGVLDHVMIRVEDLEASLEWYDTHLNYEEKGRWEADTFTNVFLGPEGMHDEGAKLELTYNHDDRTYEMGDAWGHIAVRVPEGELEEHYHQLLDEGVDDYRDPESCGGRYAFVKDPDGHEVEIVQRDPDLPKWSLDHTMIRVADADEALGFWTRKFEYEHTGRWESDSFANYFMKPEGATDAAMAVELTYNYDGRSYTMGDAWGHLAVRADDLHDYWDTLMERHARDYRDPASCDDRYAFTKDQDGHEVEIVEA, via the coding sequence ATGTCCGGTGTGCTCGATCACGTGATGATCCGCGTCGAAGACCTCGAAGCGTCGCTGGAGTGGTACGATACCCACCTGAACTACGAGGAGAAGGGCCGCTGGGAGGCCGACACCTTCACCAACGTCTTTCTCGGTCCCGAGGGGATGCACGACGAGGGCGCGAAGCTCGAACTCACCTACAACCACGACGACCGCACCTACGAGATGGGCGACGCGTGGGGTCACATCGCGGTCCGGGTGCCCGAGGGCGAACTCGAAGAACACTACCACCAGTTGCTGGACGAGGGCGTCGACGACTACCGCGACCCCGAGTCCTGTGGCGGCCGGTACGCGTTCGTGAAGGACCCCGACGGCCACGAGGTCGAGATCGTCCAGCGCGACCCCGACCTGCCGAAATGGAGCCTCGACCACACGATGATCCGCGTCGCGGACGCCGACGAGGCGCTGGGGTTCTGGACCCGGAAGTTCGAGTACGAACACACCGGCCGGTGGGAGTCCGATTCCTTCGCGAACTACTTCATGAAGCCCGAGGGCGCAACCGACGCCGCGATGGCCGTCGAACTCACCTACAACTACGACGGCCGCTCGTACACGATGGGCGACGCGTGGGGGCATCTCGCGGTCCGCGCCGACGACCTCCACGACTACTGGGACACCCTGATGGAACGGCACGCCCGGGACTACCGCGACCCGGCCTCCTGTGACGACCGCTACGCGTTCACGAAGGATCAGGACGGCCACGAGGTCGAGATCGTCGAAGCCTGA
- a CDS encoding SDR family NAD(P)-dependent oxidoreductase, with amino-acid sequence MGSELTKLFAADGTDVLLMSRRRERLETVADELERTYDVETHVMPADLSDPEAPAALYESVVDAGLGVDVLVNNAGVGSYGPFLDDDASIAGWAPTPNSVVYSAAEHFERAFSEALAEGLAAQGITAAALCSDETGTGFFDRGDYDGSGAAAADRTSAAAVVEAGYRGLMAGERIGIPGGRNRLRAFLRRVLPRWLPVRTAREPVSK; translated from the coding sequence ATCGGCTCCGAACTGACGAAGCTGTTTGCGGCCGACGGCACCGACGTACTCCTGATGTCCCGGAGACGGGAGCGCCTCGAGACGGTCGCCGACGAACTCGAACGGACTTACGACGTCGAGACGCACGTGATGCCCGCCGACCTCTCGGACCCCGAAGCGCCGGCGGCGCTGTACGAATCGGTCGTCGACGCGGGGCTCGGGGTCGATGTCCTCGTCAACAACGCCGGGGTCGGTTCGTACGGCCCGTTTCTTGACGACGACGCCTCGATCGCCGGATGGGCGCCGACGCCGAACAGCGTCGTGTACTCCGCGGCGGAACACTTCGAGCGGGCGTTCTCGGAGGCGCTCGCCGAGGGACTGGCCGCGCAGGGCATCACGGCGGCCGCCCTGTGCTCGGATGAGACGGGGACCGGGTTCTTCGACCGCGGGGACTACGACGGGTCGGGGGCGGCGGCGGCCGACAGGACGTCTGCGGCCGCCGTCGTGGAGGCGGGGTACCGCGGGCTGATGGCCGGCGAGCGGATCGGCATTCCGGGCGGGCGAAACAGGCTCCGGGCGTTCCTCCGGCGCGTCCTCCCGCGGTGGCTCCCGGTCAGGACTGCCAGGGAGCCAGTCTCGAAGTAA
- a CDS encoding TIGR04206 family protein, whose amino-acid sequence MATSTVRSRLAMLAFPGLLAVPWSVQVFSGRDATLLFAWGLVNTTPPMVTTLPEFLFLYTRGLPEYILAWPLSVGVYAAAVASAAIGRRTGREDRRVTAGLLAVAAVAQAQLAWGFSIQPNRVAWPVGSAALLAVAAVHYRGRTRNGADDPSDDGDAPDD is encoded by the coding sequence GTGGCGACCTCGACCGTTCGGTCGCGGCTGGCGATGCTCGCCTTCCCGGGGCTGCTTGCGGTCCCGTGGTCGGTGCAGGTGTTCTCCGGGCGGGACGCGACCCTGCTTTTCGCGTGGGGGCTCGTCAACACCACTCCCCCGATGGTGACGACCCTTCCGGAGTTCCTGTTCCTGTACACGAGGGGGTTGCCCGAGTACATCCTCGCGTGGCCGCTGTCGGTCGGGGTGTACGCCGCCGCCGTTGCGAGCGCCGCGATCGGCCGGCGGACGGGCCGGGAGGACCGCCGCGTGACCGCCGGACTGCTCGCCGTCGCGGCCGTCGCACAGGCACAACTCGCGTGGGGTTTTTCCATCCAACCGAACCGGGTGGCGTGGCCGGTGGGGTCGGCGGCGTTGCTCGCGGTCGCCGCGGTTCACTATCGGGGTCGAACTCGAAACGGCGCGGACGACCCCAGCGACGACGGCGACGCTCCCGACGACTGA
- a CDS encoding phytoene/squalene synthase family protein: MSQQDDRPHVDPADLQWCHEAVQGVSRTFALTVDVLEEPMSSYICLGYLVCRIADTVEDASHIPPAEQAELLRTYDAVLDPDDDTDADAFVTAVEPYLPADEEMTDDWAVVRDSARVIGTFRGLPADVQRAVVPPARELVRGMAEFVERYDDDGGLRIQTRSELEEYCYYAAGTVGNLITNLVTRHDVATDRRRRLYDTAEEFGLLLQLVNISKDVYDDYTAEDNVYLPAEWLADEDVPQEAVLDDEHQSGAASVVRRTAEFAGSFLDDAQTYLEAVPLRDGNTLAAWAIPFLLAVGTLRELLARPEDALSSTGVKISRQEVLAVVTEMRDDGSRESLASLRQQIAAGPYHRAASSLD, translated from the coding sequence ATGTCTCAGCAGGATGACCGTCCCCACGTCGACCCGGCCGACCTCCAGTGGTGTCACGAGGCGGTGCAGGGGGTGTCCCGCACCTTCGCGCTCACGGTGGACGTGCTCGAGGAGCCGATGTCGTCGTACATCTGTCTCGGGTATCTCGTCTGCCGGATCGCCGACACCGTCGAGGACGCCTCCCACATCCCCCCGGCGGAACAGGCCGAACTGCTCCGGACCTACGACGCCGTCCTCGATCCCGACGACGACACGGACGCCGACGCGTTCGTGACGGCCGTCGAACCGTACCTGCCCGCCGACGAGGAGATGACCGACGACTGGGCGGTCGTCCGCGACAGCGCTCGGGTGATCGGCACGTTCCGCGGACTCCCGGCGGACGTCCAGCGGGCGGTCGTCCCGCCGGCGCGGGAACTGGTCCGGGGGATGGCCGAGTTCGTCGAGCGGTACGACGACGACGGCGGACTCCGGATCCAGACCCGTAGCGAACTCGAGGAGTACTGTTATTACGCCGCCGGGACGGTCGGCAACCTGATCACGAACCTGGTGACGCGTCACGACGTCGCGACCGACCGCCGCCGCCGACTGTACGACACCGCCGAGGAGTTCGGCCTGCTTCTCCAACTCGTGAACATCTCGAAGGACGTCTACGACGACTACACTGCCGAGGACAACGTCTACCTCCCCGCGGAGTGGCTGGCGGACGAGGACGTTCCCCAGGAGGCGGTCCTCGACGACGAACACCAGTCGGGCGCGGCGTCGGTGGTTCGCCGGACCGCGGAGTTCGCCGGGTCGTTCCTCGACGACGCCCAGACCTACCTGGAGGCGGTCCCGCTGCGGGACGGCAACACCCTCGCGGCGTGGGCGATCCCGTTTCTGCTCGCGGTCGGTACCCTCCGGGAACTGCTCGCCCGGCCGGAGGACGCCCTGTCGTCGACCGGCGTGAAGATCTCCCGCCAGGAGGTACTCGCGGTCGTCACCGAGATGCGCGACGACGGCAGCCGGGAGTCGCTCGCCTCGCTCCGCCAGCAGATCGCGGCGGGGCCGTACCACCGCGCGGCGTCGAGTCTGGACTGA
- a CDS encoding DUF7541 family protein — protein MGAEPEPGLSEQYRRASPWPLFVALGIPIAEVGIVFDLFPIAVGGLLLFGGSAAGMATEAGYAKTPWRALVGAAVPFAALGLGFVYTPIDLPDRGYAILAAAAILVAIAVAGRLFAQDADPPY, from the coding sequence ATGGGAGCTGAACCGGAACCGGGACTCTCGGAGCAGTATCGGCGGGCGAGCCCCTGGCCCCTCTTCGTCGCCCTCGGCATCCCGATCGCGGAGGTCGGGATCGTCTTCGACCTGTTTCCGATCGCCGTCGGCGGCCTGCTCCTGTTCGGCGGGAGCGCGGCGGGGATGGCCACGGAGGCGGGCTACGCGAAGACGCCGTGGCGGGCGCTTGTCGGCGCCGCCGTCCCGTTCGCCGCGTTGGGGCTCGGGTTCGTTTACACCCCGATCGACCTCCCGGATCGCGGGTACGCCATCCTCGCGGCCGCGGCGATCCTGGTCGCAATCGCCGTCGCCGGTAGGCTGTTCGCACAGGACGCTGACCCGCCGTACTAG